In the Campylobacter sputorum subsp. sputorum genome, GATACTATAAAAAACCTTGAAGCTATGAGAAGTGATATTTTCGTAGTGCGTCATGATTGCTCTGGCGTAGCTAAGTTTATAGCAGAAAATACCGATGTTTGCGTAGTAAATGCAGGAGATGGATTAAACGAACACCCATCACAAGCACTTCTTGATCTTTATACTATAAGAGAACAAAGAGGAAATTTAGATAATTTAACAGTAGCCATAATAGGCGATGTTTTCCATAGTAGAGTTGCAAGATCAAACATTTGGGCGATGCAAACACTTGGCATAAAATTAAAAATTTTCGCCCCTCCTATAATGATGCCTCAAGGCATGGAAGCACTAGGCTGCCAAATTTGCAAAAGTATGGAAGAAGCTATTGAGAGAAGCGATGTTTTAATAATGCTTAGAATTCAGCTCGAAAGACAAGATGGAAGTGCTAAATTTCCATCCATTAGAGAGTATTCAAAATATTTTGGATTAACAAAGAAAAAAATGCAACACGCAAAAGATGGTCTTATGATACTTCATCCAGGACCGATAAACCGCGGCGTTGAAGTTGATAGCAATGTAGCCGATGATAAAAGATTTTCACATATTTTAAACCAAGTTGAAAACGGCGTTGCTATAAGAATGGCTATACTTAGCACACTTGATCAAAACAGATACAAAGGCAAATGATGAAAACCCTTATAAAAAATGCAGTTATAGTAAATAGCGATGAGACAATAAAAGCCAATATATTACTAGAAGACGAGATTATATCTCAAATCACAAATGAAGAAAAAATAGCTGATAAAACCATAGACGCAAGCGGACTTTTTGTTGTGCCTGGGCTAATTGATATGCATACTCATTTTAGAGACCCCGGGCAGGAATACAAAGACGACATTATAAGTTGCTCTGAAACAGCTATTGCTGGTGGCGTAACTACGGCTATGTGTATGGCAAACACAACGCCCATAAATGACAACGCATCCATTACAAGACAAATGATAGCAAAAGCTAAAGCAAGAGGACTCATAGACTTGCTTCCAATAGGCGCCATATCAAAAGGTTTTAATGGCGATGCGATAGTAGAAATGGGCGATATGATAGAAGCTGGAGCGGTTGCATTTAGCGACGATGGATTGCCGGTTAGCAGTAGCTTAGTTATGCGCTCAGCTCTTGAATACTCGGCGCACTTTGGATCTTTTGTCATAAATCACTCTGAAGATTGCTCACTTTGTAGGCATGGCGTTATGAATGAAGGCAAAGTTGCAGCTAAACTTGGATTAAAAGGTATGCCAAAAGAGCAAGAAGAGATAATGATATCAAGGGATTTGCTTCTTGCAAAATTAACAGGCGGTCATATCCATGTGGCTCATGTGAGTTCTGCTTGGTCGCTAAAACTTATACAAATGGCTAAAAATGAGGGTATAAATGTAACCTGTGAAGTTACACCTCATCACTTTACTTTTAGTGAAGAAGAGCTTTACGACTATAATACTGCCTTTAAAATGTCTCCTCCACTTCGCACAAATGAAGATATAATTAGTATTAAAAATGGTTTAAAAAGTGGCTTGATAGATGTCATAGCAACAGATCACGCACCACATAGTTGGGACGATAAATTTATAGAATTTGATAAAGCTCCTTTTGGCATACTTGGGCTTCAAACGCTAATTCCGCTTACTTTAAAATTAGTTGAAGAAGGTGTGATTAGTATGCAAAAATTTGTAGAGCTTACTAGCACTAATGCTGCTAAAATTTTGCGTATAAAAAACAAAGGGAAAATAGCTCCAAATTTCTTAGCCGATATTACTATAATAGATCCAAATTTAGAATATATCTATGATGAAAATTTAAACAAATCAAAATCTACAAATTCTCCTCTTTTTGGCAAAAAATTAAAAGGTAGTGCAGTTAAAACTATAAAAAATGGCAAAATAGTATTTGATTTTCCAAATGTTATAGAATAAGAATTTGCATTATATGCTTATTTTTTGCTATAATAAAATATTGTAATAATCATTAAAAAAGGGTTTTAAATGGGTTTCAAACAAAAAATTTATGCCACTATAAGCGTTTTACTTATACTTGGCTATGGAATATTTAGTTTTCTTAGCTATTCAAATACAAAAGAACATATGACAGCAAATAACTAAATTCAAATGTTCTTACTCGTATTAATGAGCTTGATGATTGGTTAGGTTCTATAAGCAATACAACACAAGCTCTTGCTAAGCAAATAGCTAAATTTGATAGTAATCAAACAGATGAGATTATGAGATTTTTAAATGCAGGCATGGATGCAACAGGCTCACACGATGTGTATGCTGCTTATGAAAATAACAAGATGATTGATGGCTCTGGTTGGATTCCTGATGAAAGTTATAAACCAGCCCAAAAAGCTTGGTATACAAAAACCAAATCAGCAAATAAATCAATAATAATAGACCCATATATTGATGAAGAATTAAATGTTTTTGTGATATCAATAACAGCTCCTATAATAAAAGATGGTAAATTTATAGGCGTTGTTGGAACAGATATAAAACTCGATAGATTAGTAAAAATTTCTAAAGAAAATAAAATAGAAGGCGGTGGGCTGTATTTCTTAGATAAAAATGGTTTAGTTTTGGGCTATCCTGATGAAAAAGTGGTTGGCAAAAAACTAGCACAAACTTATCCTGAGCTAAAATCAACCATAAATGAGATATATGCAAATAGTAAAGGTATAATTCATTATTCTCTAGCTAATCAAGAAAAAATTATGGTATATAATACACTAGAAAAAACAGGATGGAAAGTTGCTGCTGCAATATCTGAAAAGACGGCTTATAAAGAAATAGATGCAACATTTAGAAGCTTACTTATATTAAGTGTTGTGTTTATAATTATATCTTTAGCTGTAATTATATTTTTATTATTTATTCTTTTCAAACCCCTAAACCGCTTAGGACTAATGATAAAAGATTTAGCAGTTGGAGAGGGTGATTTAACAAAAAGAGTTAATATAACAGGAAAAGATGAAATAGCTAAGATTGGCAAAGATGTAAATACATTTATACAAAAAATTCAAACACTCATAGTAAATTCAAAAGCAACAAGTTCTGAAAACGCTTCTGTTGCAAATGAACTATCTCAAACTTCACTTGCAGTTGGTAAAAAAGTTGAAGAAGAGAGTGCTGTAGTAAATAACGTAACAAAAGATGGCGAAAAGATAATACAAGATATTAGTGTATCAGTTGAAAATGCTGAAACAAATTCAAAAGAGTTATCAAAAGCAAATGATAGTCTTGAATCTATAAAAAATGATATGGTAAAACTAAACTATATATTAAGCGGTATTGCTCAAAAAGAAATTGAACTATCTCAAAAACTAAATCAAACAAGTAGAAACACTGAAGAAGTTAAAACTGTTTTAACTGTTATAAATGATATATCAGATCAAACAAATCTTTTAGCATTAAATGCTGCTATTGAAGCTGCAAGAGCAGGAGAAGCAGGAAGAGGATTTGCTGTAGTTGCTGATGAAGTTAGAAAACTGGCAGAAAAAACTCAAAAGAGTTTAGATGAGATAAATACAACTATAAATTTAGTAGTTCAATCAGTTAATGATGCAAGCTCTCAAATGGAAGAATCTACTAAAAATATAACAGATGTTTCTGAAAATGCTAAAAGCTTAGAAGATGTAGTAAGTAAAAATACTATTATCATTCAAGAAAGCATTAACTCTAACTTAAATAGTATAAAAGAGTATAAAGAAGTTTCTGATAGTATTAAAAAGATTATGGATAAAGTAAAAGAAGTTGATTCAATTGCTAGTGCAAATGCTAGAAGTGTTGAAGAGATAGCAAGTGCTAGTGAACATCTATCAAATATGACTTCTAAACTTGATAATGAGCTTGGGAAATTTAAGGTTTAGAAATTTGATCAACAATGCAAAATAAACAATGAAAGTATGATTATAACTTTCATTGTTTGTTGATTTTTAACAAATTTTCGATTTAATTTCAATAAAAAAAGTTAATTTAAATGAGTGATGACAGAAAATATAATTGGGAATTTTTAAAAATTAAACTAGATTTTATTAAACCGTTTTTAACAACTTTAATAATTTTAAATGCTGGTTTGATTGGTTATGTTTTTTGTAAATTTTGATAAAAATAGTGGCTTTGGAAATTTTTCAATTTCTTTGGCTATAATTATTTTGGCTATTATTTTTATGTGTTTATTGGTTCATTCTGTTATTATTTTGAAACAAATGAAAGGAATGCTATAATGTTATATGTATCTCTAATTTTGCTAATCGGTTTTGCTGCTGTGATAGCTTGGGGTGGTATTCAAATCGCTAAAGTTTAGTTTGTTTTTGCGTTGGGTTAAAAATGAATGTATGTATAATCCCTGCTAGGGGCGGAAGCAAGCGGATACCAAAGAAAAATATTAAAAATTTTCACGGACAGCCTATCATTGCTTATAGTATAAAAAACGCCATAAACTCAAAACTTTTTGATGAGGTAATAGTCTCTACAGACGATAAAGAAATTTCACAAGTTGCCATAAATTTCGGTGCAAGTGTGCCTTTTATGCGTCCAAAAGAATTAAGCGATGATTTTACACCATCAGGATATGCTACAACACACGCCTTAAATTTCTTAAAACAACAGGGGAAAAATGTGGATTTTGTCTGCACAATGTATGCAACAACGCCATTTTTACAACTAAAATATCTTAAAATTGCTTATGAAAAACTCAAAAATTCCGACGCTTGTAGTGCGTTTTCATGCACTTCTATGCCTTTTCCAATTCAGCGAACATTTAAAATAACACAAGATGAGAGATGTGAAATGTTTTTTAAAGAGTATTTTAGCTCACGAAGTCAGGATTTAGAACCAGCTTATCAAGATGCTGGACAATTTTACTGGACTAACCTTAAGAAAACCTCATCAGATATTTTCTTTGGAAAAGATAGCATTCCTATCATCTTACCACGCTATCTCGTGCAAGATATCGATACTATGGAAGATTGGGTTAGAGCTGAGATAATGTATGAAGTTATACAAAGAGCAGGAATATGAAAAATAAAATTAATTTTTATTTTTTCTTAAATAATTAAAGTATTTTTATTTTTTAACGATATTGTTTTAGCATAATGCAATAAAAATTTAAAGGTTATTTTTGTTTCAAAATAAAAAAATTTATATATCTCCGTATTCAAAAACAAGTGATGTTTTACGAAAAAAACTATTAGACAAATATAAAAATGCAGAATTTTTAGGCTTTATAGATAAAAATCAAATAGGTAAAGATATATTTAAATTTGATGATATTAAAAATAGTAAATTTGATTATATTTTGATACATTCTCCAAATCATTTTGAAGATATATACAAAGACTATAAAAGCGTAAAAAAAAGAATTCTAAAAGTTAAAAATATAGATAATGAGTATGTTTTCTTAAATTACTTTAAAATTAAATTTGAAAAAATATCCCATTTAAGTCAATTTTTTAGAGAATTTATTTTCAAAAACTTAGCTAAATTTTATGATAATTTTTCAAGACGTAGTTATGTATTTATATCTAAAAATTTTATTAATGGAAATAATAAATTTCTTTATCTTACAATGTGTGATAAAAACATTGATTGCTTTATGCTCTCAAATAACAAAAGCCAGATATATGAGTTAAAACAAAAAGGATTTAAAGCATTAAAACTAGATAGTATGCAAGCATATATAAAACTTGCAAAAGCAAAATTTATCATAGTTGATCAAGGCAATAACTCGCATATATTAAATTTAAAATCAAAAAACCAAAAAACACTGCAAATGTGGCATGGAATCCCATTAGAACATATGAATTTACTAACAGATATCACATACGATTATTTTTTATCGACAAGCGAATTTGTAAGCAAAACCGGTTTTAGTAAAGTTTTTTTAGCAAAAAATTTTTTAGATTTAGGATATCCTAGAAATGACATTTTATTAAAAGAAAAATATGATGAAAAAGATCTTATATTTACAGACAAAAAACTATTTAATTTTATAAAAGAAACAAAACAAAATAATAAAAAAATCATCATATATATGCCAACTTGGAGAGAAAGCGATTTTAACTCACAAAAAACACAGATTGAAAATTTAAATCTTGACTTTGATTTATTAGATAGTTTTTTAATAAAAAATGATATATTTTTCATCATTAAATTTCATCCGTTTGTATATTCGCATTGTGATGAGTTTTTAAAAAGTGCTAAATTTCATCATATTTTATTTCATGACGCACAAGGAGATATATATCCATTACTTAAATTTGCAGATATTTTGGCAGGGGATTACTCTTCTGTTTATTATGATTTTTTACTTTTAAACAAACCGCTTTTATTTTATCTTTATGACCATGGAAAATGCTCAAAAATGGCTCACGGATATATTTATGAGTTTGATGATTACAGCCCTGGAGAAAAAGCTTTTAATCAAATAGAGCTACACGAAAAAATAATTAAAACATTAAACGGCAATGATGATTTTAAAGATAAGAGAAAAATTTTGGCAGATAAATTGTTTAAATTTAAAGATGACAAATCTAGTCAAAGGATTATAGAGGTATTAAAACAATGAAAAAACTACTTTTTACACCAGGTCCCGTAATGATGAGCAAAAAAGTGTTAAAAATAGGTTCGACTCAACCAATGTATTTTAGAAATGGCGAATTTTCAAAAATTATGTTTGAATGCAAAAAACTGATTTTAAAATTACTAAATGCTCCAAATGGCAGTGATGTTGTGTTTATAGGTGGTAGCGGTACTTTGGGCATGGAAGCAACACTCATAAATATAATAGAGAAAAACCAAAAAGCCTCTATAATAAACGGTGGTGGATTTGGCGAACGATTTGCCAAAATTTGCAAACAAAAAAGTATAAATTTCAGTGAGATTAAATTAAGATTAGATGAAAATATAAATTTTGATACAATAGATAAAAATTGTAAAGCATTATTTACAAATGCTCACGAAACTACTATAGGTAGAGCATATGATCTAAAAAGCATTGGTGAGTTTTGCAAAAAAAATAAAATGCTTTTTTGCGTAGATGCAATATCTGCATTTATGGCAGATGAAATAGATATGACAAAACAGCAAATAGATGCCATTATCATAAGCTCTAACAAAGGTTTAGCACTACCTCCTGGGCTTTGTATAATCATACTTAGCAAAAATTATATAGAAAATTTAATACCTTGCGATAGCTTTTATATGGATTTTAAAAATTATCTAAACGATATAAAACGAGGTCAAACTCCATTTACTCCGCCTATTTGTATTATTTATCAGCTACTTGAAAGATTAAGAGAGATAGATAAAAAAGGTATATTGTATTTTAATAAAAAAGCTAGTAATTTAGCTAAGTATTTTAGAAATCATATAAAAGATTTACCACTAAAACTTTACTCTAAATTTCCATCAAATGCAATGAGTGCAGTAGAAATAACTAATCAAGAAAGTGCTTTTGAATTTGTTAAAAAATTTGAAAAACTATATAATGTAACTCTTACACCAAGTGGAGGAAATTTAAAAGAAAAATTAATAAGAGTTGGACATTTAGGAAATTTAAGTAAAAAAGATATGAAATTTTTAATCGAATGCTTAAATGAATATTTTAAAGGAAAAAAATGAGAGTTTTACTTATGGCAGCAGGCATTGGAAGTAGAATTTCAAGGCATTTAAGCGGACAGCCAAAATGTTGTGTTTATATCAAAAACAAACCACTAATACGCTACACTTTTGAATTGTTAAATAAACTTGATATAAAAGATATTGGCATTGTTACAGGATACGCACAAAATTATATTTTAAAAGCACTTGATGGATTTAAATTTACTCATTTTAAAAATAATTTTTATGATATCACAAATTCAATAGCTTCTGCATATTTTGCAAAGGATTTTTTAGATGAAAACGATGATTTGATTTTGATGAATGCTGATGTTTTTATAGAGAAAAAAGGACTAGAAATTTTACTTAACAGCGATGAAAGTCCGCTTTTCTTAGCTGATTCTACGCGTATTAAAGAAGCTGATTATAAATTTGCTTGGCAAGATGGTAAGCTAACAAAATATGGCAAAGAATTAAATGAAGATGAAACTAGTGGCGAATATGTAGGTATTGCAAAAATTTCAAAAAAAGATATATGTTTTTTCAAGCAAAATTTAGATAAACTCATAAGCGAACAAAAACACGGTTATTGGTGGGAAGATGTGTTTTATAGAAATATAAATAAAAAACCGGTTTTTATCAAGGATATTAAGGGTGTATTTTGGGCAGAAGTTGATTATATAGAAGATTATGAAAGAATTCAAAACTATTTAAAGGACAAAAATGGATAAGCTAAATCAAGAACTAATAAATAAAATCGAACTTAGTTTTAAAATAGATGAATTAATAGAAAATTTTACTAAAAACAGTGATATTTCAAACGAAGTTATAGAAATTTTAGATGAAAATTTAAAAGATAAAGAGAAAATTTTAGAAAGATTGAAAGATAAAAAAACTGCTTTAATTGATGAAATTCATCTTTATCTAGATAGTATTTATGATACAGATGAGTGTGAAAACTACATAATAAATAGATATTGGCAAAATTCTTATAAAAACAAAACTCCAACATATTTTCAAAAAGCTTATAAGCTTTATTACGAAATATTTTTTCCAAAAATTTTGCAAAAATATTGCAATAACTTTGATACTGCTCTTGAGATAGGTTGCGGAAATGGGATCATTACAGAAATTTTAGCTAAAAAATTTAAAAATGTAATTGGTATTGATTTATCAAAAAATGGCGTAAATGTTGCAAATAAAAATAACAAATTGAAAAATGTTAAATACTTTTGCGATGATGCAAAAAATGCTAAAAAATATATAAGCGGCTCCGGATATAATCTAGTTTTTGCAAGTGACATTATGATGTATTCTCAAGATAAAAATTTAAAAGCTATTTTCGAAGGATTTTTAAGTATTATAAATCCGGGGGGGGGGTATTGCTTATGAGAGAAAGCGTGAAAAATAGCGGTAAAGAGTATCACAAATCAAGACATTATGTAGCGTATTATAGAAATAAAGATTTCTACACACGAGGAATTTTTAAAGACTTTTTTGTAGGAAAATTTCGTTCTCATAGCTATTTGCTTTACTATAGAAAAAAACTTTTCAATGCATTTCCACAACTCCAAGAAGAGTTTTTAAAAAATCCATTACTAATAGAAAAATATAGCAAAAATTTTCCACTTCACGAGCAAAGATCTCAATATATTTATATATACGGACAAAATAATGGATAATATAAATAAAGAACTAATAGAAGCAAAAAAGCGAATAGATGAGATAGATGAGTTAAAAAAATCTCTAGATAGCGAATACAAGACATTACAAGATAAAATTCATCTATATTTTGATAGCCAAACAATAGATACAACAGAAACGGAGAAATTTATAATAAATAGTTTTTGGCAAAAAGCTTATGAAAACTACGCCGATGGTGGATATATTACAGATGATGTAAAAATACGCGAACTTAGATTTCCATATGAATGCAAACTTATTAAAAATATAATAAATAAACATTGCAAAAACAAAAATACAGCCTTAGAACTTGGTTGTGGAAATGGCGATACTAGTAGATTTTTAGCAAGTATTTTTAAAAGCGTAAAGGGTGTAGATATGTCTAAAAAGTGCATAGAAAAAAATATCGCCGAAAATAAGACAAAAAACTTAAAATTTGAGCGCAAAAACGCTTTTGAAGAAAACCAAAAATATGACTTTGTTTTTGCAAGTGATATGTTTATGTATTCACCAGAATGCGATGTTGAGCTAATGTTTGAAAAGCTCTTAAATTTGCTAAATGGGGGGGGGTATTTGTTAATGCGTGAAAGCACTAAAATTATTGGCGAAGAGGATTATAAATCCAAAAACTATGTGGCATATTATAGAAATTTTAAGTTTTACGAAACTGGAATTTTTAAACCTTATTTTATAAAATCATACAGAAATTACGGCTATAATATGTATCATTTAAATAAGTTTTTTAACGTATTTGGAGATAAAAAAAGAGATGAAATCAAGGCAAATCCTATGCTTTTAGATGAAATTGTAAAAAAATTTGTCGATGTGAGTTTAAAAACTTGCCATTTCTTTGTTTATAAAAAACAATGATAAATTTAAACAGTCTAAAAAATAAAAAAATATACATTTATCCACTTTCTGATTCTAGTATAGCATTTAAAAGTTATTTAAAAATAGAAAACGTTGAGATTTTGGGATTCATAGATACAAGTAAAAAGTGCTTACATGGGATTTCTAGCATAAATTTAGATGATGTAAAAGAATTTGATTATATTGTGATTTATTCATCTAATCACGAAAAAGAAATATATGACTATTGTATACATAAAATTTCAAAAGATAAAATTTTATGTGCATATTTAAACAAGTATAAAGAATACAAGCTTAATAGCACGCCACAAGAGCTACCATTTGTGCGTGTATCAAAAATTTTAGATGAAAAAATACCAAAATTAAAAGATGAAATTTTATTTATAGGTTTTCAATTCATTGATTTAAATATCAAATATTTATATTTATATTTTCTACAAAACTCACACTTAAAAATCCATTTAGCCACCTATAACAAAAGAGATTATGAGTTGTATAAAAAAGCAGGATTTGATGTAATATGGTGCGATAGTGAAGAATTTGTAGAACAAGCTCTTAGTTGTAAAGTCAAAGTGATAGATCAAACACCTACAGCTCCGTTTCTTATAAAAGCACTGAAAATAGGAAAATGTGTTCAGTTATGGCATGGTATTACTATAGAAACATTAGGAATTTTAGCGGATTATAAAGTTATAAAATACTCTTTAATGCTTTCTACTTCACATTTTGTAAGTAAATATAGCTTTTCAAAATTTTATAATTATGAAAAAATAATAACTTCTGGATACCCTAGAAATGATATTTTAAGAAAGTTTAAATGTGAAATTTTCAATGTAGATTTAAATTTACTAAATGACATTAAAACTCATAAGTTTAGATATATCATATACACCCCAACGCACAGAGCAAATACTTTTAATAAAAACCCGCTTGATTATGAAATTCTTGATAAATTTTGCAAATTAGAAAATATAAAATTTATCATAAAAATGCACCCGTTTATAGCAGAAAAATTACGAGATGATTTAAATACATACAAAGCAAAAGATAGGAATTTTGAAAATATTATTATTTATCCAGCAAATATGGATATTTATCCAATAATGCCATATTGTGATATGATGATTGCTGATT is a window encoding:
- a CDS encoding aspartate carbamoyltransferase catalytic subunit; translation: MTYTQKDLISTQNLTKEDIFSFLNLADKFKNLNKQPNKKDNLLVGKTVINVFFENSTRTRTSFEIAAKRLGADAINFVGSNSSTKKGETLIDTIKNLEAMRSDIFVVRHDCSGVAKFIAENTDVCVVNAGDGLNEHPSQALLDLYTIREQRGNLDNLTVAIIGDVFHSRVARSNIWAMQTLGIKLKIFAPPIMMPQGMEALGCQICKSMEEAIERSDVLIMLRIQLERQDGSAKFPSIREYSKYFGLTKKKMQHAKDGLMILHPGPINRGVEVDSNVADDKRFSHILNQVENGVAIRMAILSTLDQNRYKGK
- a CDS encoding dihydroorotase, yielding MKTLIKNAVIVNSDETIKANILLEDEIISQITNEEKIADKTIDASGLFVVPGLIDMHTHFRDPGQEYKDDIISCSETAIAGGVTTAMCMANTTPINDNASITRQMIAKAKARGLIDLLPIGAISKGFNGDAIVEMGDMIEAGAVAFSDDGLPVSSSLVMRSALEYSAHFGSFVINHSEDCSLCRHGVMNEGKVAAKLGLKGMPKEQEEIMISRDLLLAKLTGGHIHVAHVSSAWSLKLIQMAKNEGINVTCEVTPHHFTFSEEELYDYNTAFKMSPPLRTNEDIISIKNGLKSGLIDVIATDHAPHSWDDKFIEFDKAPFGILGLQTLIPLTLKLVEEGVISMQKFVELTSTNAAKILRIKNKGKIAPNFLADITIIDPNLEYIYDENLNKSKSTNSPLFGKKLKGSAVKTIKNGKIVFDFPNVIE
- a CDS encoding methyl-accepting chemotaxis protein, encoding MNELDDWLGSISNTTQALAKQIAKFDSNQTDEIMRFLNAGMDATGSHDVYAAYENNKMIDGSGWIPDESYKPAQKAWYTKTKSANKSIIIDPYIDEELNVFVISITAPIIKDGKFIGVVGTDIKLDRLVKISKENKIEGGGLYFLDKNGLVLGYPDEKVVGKKLAQTYPELKSTINEIYANSKGIIHYSLANQEKIMVYNTLEKTGWKVAAAISEKTAYKEIDATFRSLLILSVVFIIISLAVIIFLLFILFKPLNRLGLMIKDLAVGEGDLTKRVNITGKDEIAKIGKDVNTFIQKIQTLIVNSKATSSENASVANELSQTSLAVGKKVEEESAVVNNVTKDGEKIIQDISVSVENAETNSKELSKANDSLESIKNDMVKLNYILSGIAQKEIELSQKLNQTSRNTEEVKTVLTVINDISDQTNLLALNAAIEAARAGEAGRGFAVVADEVRKLAEKTQKSLDEINTTINLVVQSVNDASSQMEESTKNITDVSENAKSLEDVVSKNTIIIQESINSNLNSIKEYKEVSDSIKKIMDKVKEVDSIASANARSVEEIASASEHLSNMTSKLDNELGKFKV
- the pseF gene encoding pseudaminic acid cytidylyltransferase, with translation MNVCIIPARGGSKRIPKKNIKNFHGQPIIAYSIKNAINSKLFDEVIVSTDDKEISQVAINFGASVPFMRPKELSDDFTPSGYATTHALNFLKQQGKNVDFVCTMYATTPFLQLKYLKIAYEKLKNSDACSAFSCTSMPFPIQRTFKITQDERCEMFFKEYFSSRSQDLEPAYQDAGQFYWTNLKKTSSDIFFGKDSIPIILPRYLVQDIDTMEDWVRAEIMYEVIQRAGI
- a CDS encoding CDP-glycerol glycerophosphotransferase family protein; the protein is MFQNKKIYISPYSKTSDVLRKKLLDKYKNAEFLGFIDKNQIGKDIFKFDDIKNSKFDYILIHSPNHFEDIYKDYKSVKKRILKVKNIDNEYVFLNYFKIKFEKISHLSQFFREFIFKNLAKFYDNFSRRSYVFISKNFINGNNKFLYLTMCDKNIDCFMLSNNKSQIYELKQKGFKALKLDSMQAYIKLAKAKFIIVDQGNNSHILNLKSKNQKTLQMWHGIPLEHMNLLTDITYDYFLSTSEFVSKTGFSKVFLAKNFLDLGYPRNDILLKEKYDEKDLIFTDKKLFNFIKETKQNNKKIIIYMPTWRESDFNSQKTQIENLNLDFDLLDSFLIKNDIFFIIKFHPFVYSHCDEFLKSAKFHHILFHDAQGDIYPLLKFADILAGDYSSVYYDFLLLNKPLLFYLYDHGKCSKMAHGYIYEFDDYSPGEKAFNQIELHEKIIKTLNGNDDFKDKRKILADKLFKFKDDKSSQRIIEVLKQ
- a CDS encoding pyridoxal-phosphate-dependent aminotransferase family protein, yielding MKKLLFTPGPVMMSKKVLKIGSTQPMYFRNGEFSKIMFECKKLILKLLNAPNGSDVVFIGGSGTLGMEATLINIIEKNQKASIINGGGFGERFAKICKQKSINFSEIKLRLDENINFDTIDKNCKALFTNAHETTIGRAYDLKSIGEFCKKNKMLFCVDAISAFMADEIDMTKQQIDAIIISSNKGLALPPGLCIIILSKNYIENLIPCDSFYMDFKNYLNDIKRGQTPFTPPICIIYQLLERLREIDKKGILYFNKKASNLAKYFRNHIKDLPLKLYSKFPSNAMSAVEITNQESAFEFVKKFEKLYNVTLTPSGGNLKEKLIRVGHLGNLSKKDMKFLIECLNEYFKGKK
- a CDS encoding NTP transferase domain-containing protein, encoding MRVLLMAAGIGSRISRHLSGQPKCCVYIKNKPLIRYTFELLNKLDIKDIGIVTGYAQNYILKALDGFKFTHFKNNFYDITNSIASAYFAKDFLDENDDLILMNADVFIEKKGLEILLNSDESPLFLADSTRIKEADYKFAWQDGKLTKYGKELNEDETSGEYVGIAKISKKDICFFKQNLDKLISEQKHGYWWEDVFYRNINKKPVFIKDIKGVFWAEVDYIEDYERIQNYLKDKNG
- a CDS encoding class I SAM-dependent methyltransferase; translation: MDKLNQELINKIELSFKIDELIENFTKNSDISNEVIEILDENLKDKEKILERLKDKKTALIDEIHLYLDSIYDTDECENYIINRYWQNSYKNKTPTYFQKAYKLYYEIFFPKILQKYCNNFDTALEIGCGNGIITEILAKKFKNVIGIDLSKNGVNVANKNNKLKNVKYFCDDAKNAKKYISGSGYNLVFASDIMMYSQDKNLKAIFEGFLSIINPGGGYCL
- a CDS encoding class I SAM-dependent methyltransferase; the protein is MDNINKELIEAKKRIDEIDELKKSLDSEYKTLQDKIHLYFDSQTIDTTETEKFIINSFWQKAYENYADGGYITDDVKIRELRFPYECKLIKNIINKHCKNKNTALELGCGNGDTSRFLASIFKSVKGVDMSKKCIEKNIAENKTKNLKFERKNAFEENQKYDFVFASDMFMYSPECDVELMFEKLLNLLNGGGYLLMRESTKIIGEEDYKSKNYVAYYRNFKFYETGIFKPYFIKSYRNYGYNMYHLNKFFNVFGDKKRDEIKANPMLLDEIVKKFVDVSLKTCHFFVYKKQ
- a CDS encoding CDP-glycerol glycerophosphotransferase family protein — translated: MGFIDTSKKCLHGISSINLDDVKEFDYIVIYSSNHEKEIYDYCIHKISKDKILCAYLNKYKEYKLNSTPQELPFVRVSKILDEKIPKLKDEILFIGFQFIDLNIKYLYLYFLQNSHLKIHLATYNKRDYELYKKAGFDVIWCDSEEFVEQALSCKVKVIDQTPTAPFLIKALKIGKCVQLWHGITIETLGILADYKVIKYSLMLSTSHFVSKYSFSKFYNYEKIITSGYPRNDILRKFKCEIFNVDLNLLNDIKTHKFRYIIYTPTHRANTFNKNPLDYEILDKFCKLENIKFIIKMHPFIAEKLRDDLNTYKAKDRNFENIIIYPANMDIYPIMPYCDMMIADYSSMYFDFLFVDKPIVFFPYDYDEWVLSEGGTCLDYFSYSPGDKAYNQVELEELILKNLQNDGYKKEREKIKKIMFENLKYNSCKLIEKEIEKLL